The DNA region TTAAGATTGTGGAAATCTCAAGTATAACTTAAGTTGTATGAGATACGTATAGTCATAGCTATTAGACAACTTATAATTATTTTTTGGACTATTAAATAACTTTAAATGAAAAGTTATCAACTGTAGAATTGTAGGTCTCGTCAATATCTACAATTTTAGTATAAAGTTTGATTTCATTCAAGATTATATGAAAAAAGTTATAATTTTTTTTGCGTGGAACTATATGTAGGgatgggtgacgccatcacccaccTCCTAAAAATGTATTTCCAGATATGGGTTAATTGCTACTGTAAACTCTGCTCTATTTGTTCTATTTGTAGAAATGAGTTATATTTTGACCCGTTCTTAGAGAAAAATGGAATGGTGCTAGAAATTTTTTTCAGCAGCGCTAACGACGTGCGTGCGTGCAGTGACCGGCGTGCACGGGCGCACGTTCGGGGTGTGGACGCTGCTGTCCTGCACGCTCTGCTTCCTCTGCGCCTTCAACCTCGGCAACAGGCCGCTCTACGCGGCCACCCTCATGTCCTTCGTCTACGCCTACGCCCACTTCATCCTCGAGTACCTCGTCTACCACACCTTCACCGCCGCGAACCTCGGCAGCTTCGCCCTCGTCGCAGGTACGACGTACTGtgtactactactactacccCGGCCCGTTGGTCGTCGATCGTTCACCTCGTGTCCTCGTGGGAAGATGACTGATCGTTCGTTTGGATATGCTGCCTGCTGCAGTGGAACTCCCACGCTCCCCGTGCTGCTGCCAAGCGGGCCTGTGAGCTTCTCCTACCTGCTCTATCTGGATACCAGTCTTGGCCTGTGCCGGCCGTACAGATGAAACACCAAATAATGCTTCGACAAATTTGTTGCTCGAGCCCCGCAGTCTCACAGCTGTGTGAATCTGTAATATTACTGTTCTCTTTTTCTAAAAACATGAAGGACCGAAGGCACGCATGACTTCTCCATGATCAAGCAAGACACCATCATTACTGTAATAATACTCGACGTTTCCCTTAGCTTACCTCTCTTTAGTTTTTGAAAATAATAAAACTGTAAAACCGTTGATGAGCAGAGGTACTATTGGGCCCTACTTCTAGCCTAGGTGTGGGCTGATGGACTAGCTGGGCTACTATCGGGCCATACTTCTCGTGCCGCGCCATGCTGATTGGAATGAAGATTTGCGTATGCTCTTTTTCAGCATGCCAATCAGGCAATGACTCCGCCGCACTTGCAACGTTCTCTGGAGTCTAGACCTTTCCCTCCCCTTCGGCCGTGTGCGGTgtacctgcacacatgcttggaaACAGTAGTGCAGTAGCGTTTGATTCCTATTCCGGTGGAATCGACATGGATACAAATTAAGAACAATAGAACGTCTGAAATAACAGACTTAATTAGGATGGATAACCTTTTGATCAAGTAGTTGTTCCCTCGCATGTAACTAACCGTTGCAACGGATGGGTATTAGTATGGCTAGTATGTACATTCTAGTAAGCTGCCATGATGTCAATTTGGTGTGGACTACGAGTGCTTGAAGCTTCTgaatagagagagagaggtggaaGCGGCGAGCCACTGCGCCGACGCTTTCCAATAAGTAGCCGGTCCCGGGCTCGCCCAATCCACACACCCACGGTGCAACTCGGATCATCTCTTTGCCTGGTCATTCTCCCGTGCACCTCCGCCATGGCCAAAGCCAATAAGCAGGGCGGCGTGCCGGCGCTGGGGCGTGGTGGTTGATGGCGGTGGGTGGGCaccgtccgcctcgccttcgccTGGTCCTGCCTCTTCGGCTCCGCGACCTACCCCCAGGCACACGGTGCGTTGCTAATCACCGACGTGCATTATTGTCCCTTGGTCTGCTTGGATCCCATGACTTCGCAGAGTGAACACTGAGCCGAGCTCAACAAATCCTGGGGTTGCAGTGAGCGACGTCCATGGTCGCACGGTGGGTGTGTGGACGCTGCTGTCGACCTGTCGTGCACGCTGTGCTTCCTGTGCGCCTTCAACCTCGGCAGCAGGCCCATCTACGCGGCCACCTTCCTGTCCTTGGTCTACGCCTACGGCCATTTCCTCGTCGAGTACCTGCTCTACCGCACCGTCCATCCGGCCAACCTCGCCGGCCTCGGCGTCCTCGCAGGTACCACGACGACTGATCATCACTTGCATTAACTGCTCCTGGTGAATTATTCcatgtttttttttgtttgcaaTCCGGCGGCACTGATCACGTTGAAAGCAGTCGGCCGGGGTCACGTATGCACCCGGCCCGTTTGATCTTGTCGCTAGTAACTGGCCTTTGTCTCTGCTCTGCAGTGCCGGCAATGGTGTGGATGCTGCCTCAGTGGAACTCCCATGCTCCCCGCCGTGCAGACAATAATAAGCAGCCATGATCACGGGCTAACAGGTCTTGCTTTGCCTCTCATCAGAGATGAATAATCAAGTAATGTTTCGAGAGACTTGCTGCCTTACTGGTAGATAGGGGAGCACAGTTTGGTTTGCAACCTGAAAATCAGAAAATATCCAATGTTACTATTCTGCCAGATGTTATGATACTCCAGACCATTGTGGGCTGCCCGTCTATCTGAGATTAAATATCCAATGTTTCTTTAGAATTTTGTTCGCTTGGAAAGCTTTGCATGCAAGCATTTGTTACCTAACAAATTTGGGCCGAAAGGAAGAGCCCTCCTGTTGGGCCGCACACTAATCTCGTATGAAAATTTGGCTATTGCCGCAGCATGCTTGGCCCAGATGGACCAGTGCGCCAGTTGCGGTCGCAGGCTCGCAGCGTTGCAGGTGCTCAGCCGCCCACGGCCCACCGAGGAGATCGTCACGTGTCCTAAAAAAAAATGGAAATTGTCACGTACTGGCGGTACCGCTTCGTGTCTCCGTTTCGGAACCtagtctctttttttttctcaccCTGACACGACACTGTTGAACTGGCTGTAGACTGTTTCTGTGGTCTGCACACAGTGTTGTTACTCATGACTCTGTACACTGTTTTCCCGTTGTTTGAAATCATCGTTCCATCGAGATACAGATACAGTACTCTGAAGCGTACATGAATGTGTAATGTAATTGTGTACACAGCCAGTCAGCCAGGACGGGCACCTGGCGGGCGGTGTCCGGCACTCCGGCGTGCCGGCCTCCGGCAGGTGGCAACGGTCGACCGCCTGGGGTGTCTGAGGCGCCCTGGCCCGCCTCCGCCTGGCAGCAAGCACACCCGAGTACCCGGCGTGCCAACGGATGGGAGCTAGCGAGTAGTGACGCGCGTCCACCGATCCGAAAGCCTCAACggcttcaaaaaaaaaaaaagcccCAACGGTCACAAGGACGGATCGCGAGCACGGTATAAGAGCCAGCTAGCCGTTACATATCGGGAAACAgatccccttcccttccctcgCTGCCGCCTCTATTTCTCCCCCAAAATCTCCGCATCCTCTCTGCTCCCTTCCCCATAACCCACGCCCCCCCTTCCCAAATCGAGCGCGCGCAGCAGCCCCGGATGTCGgttgcggcggcgaggtccccGTCCCCGGGCCCGGCGGCGAGGCCGTGCTGCGGCCTCAGGCGGAGCGCCGACTCCAGCCCCTTCAGGCCCGCCGCGTCCCCGCTCGGTATGCACGTCTTCCTCCCCTCGCCGCGATTCGTGGCTTCCTCCTTCGTTTTCTACCCCGATCTGCTGATTCCTTACAGATTTTGGGGGTGATTCGCTCGCAGATTCTCCGCAGAGGAGCTCCTCCGTCTGCAAGAACGGCAGcggccgcgcctcgccgcggccCTTCTGCGCAGAGAAGGAGAACGACCCGCGGGAACCTGCGAGGACGCACAAGGTCCGTTCCAGCggtgtcggcggcggcggcggcggcgcgaagaGCTTCATGGCGCCCACCATCTCCGCGGCCTCCAAGGCCGTCGCGCCGTCCGCCTCGCCGAGGAAGAGGATCCTGGGGGAGCGCAACGACCCCGTCCCCTCGTCCCCGGGCGACCTCGCGCACTGCGCCAAGCCCAGGGGCGCGCCTCAGCACG from Panicum hallii strain FIL2 chromosome 9, PHallii_v3.1, whole genome shotgun sequence includes:
- the LOC112872706 gene encoding ergosterol biosynthetic protein 28-like, with the protein product MPALGWWLMAVGALRVSLTCSGFFGAATYAQAEMTGVHGRTFGVWTLLSCTLCFLCAFNLGNRPLYAATLMSFVYAYAHFILEYLVYHTFTAANLGSFALVAVELPRSPCCCQAGL